The following are encoded together in the Lactuca sativa cultivar Salinas chromosome 1, Lsat_Salinas_v11, whole genome shotgun sequence genome:
- the LOC111906724 gene encoding protein ALP1-like, whose protein sequence is MNNFLDAISSSSSSNEDFDDDELVMHTLLSAAYDIVRQRGETSNVEKKRRKSINRDREAANELLVRDYFNIDSLYDLSKFEDRFRISRNLFLRIARDLENNYEFFHLRWYARGKRGFTTFQKCTTALRQLAYGIAADASDEYLKMSARTGRECTYLFCEYVIKLYGDIYLRNPTRNDVEQLYAAHQAKHGFPGMLGSIDCTHWVWENCPNAWRGQFTRGDHGVPTVILEPVVSQDLWFWHAFFGMAGSNNDLIVLGASPLFNDILQGKAPNMSYVINGREYNHGYYLTDGIYPEYATFVKSYTYPADEKRKLFKLAQESARKDVERTFGVLKQKWHIIKYPARVWEREKLMKVMKACVILHNMILEEEGRAFCTYSPNDMLNPHAVIQVGSPAYFTRLLEIQNSETHHNLRQDLTEHI, encoded by the coding sequence atgaataaTTTTTTAGATGCCATTTCTTCGTCTTCATCATCTAATGAAGATTTCGATGatgatgagttggttatgcacaCATTGTTGTCTGCGGCATACGACATTGTACGTCAGAGAGGCGAAACTTCAAATGTCGAGAAGAAACGAAGAAAGTCGATCAACCGGGATCGAGAGGCGGCGAACGAACTTTTGGTACGTGATTACTTTAACATTGATAGTTtatatgacctatcgaagtttgaGGATCGCTTTCGTATTAGTAGAAATTTATTTCTACGTATAGCTAGAGATTTGGAAAACAATTATGAGTTCTTCCATTTGAGATGGTATGCTAGGGGTAAACGTGGGTTTACTACGTTTCAAAAATGCACAACAGCTCTTAGACAATTAGCGTATGGCATAGCCGCAGACGCTTCAGATGAATATTTGAAGATGTCTGCGAGGACCGGTCGAGAATGCACATATCTTTTTTGTGAGTATGTAATAAAGCTTTATGGCGACATATACTTGCGAAATCCGACCAGAAATGATGTCGAACAGTTGTATGCCGCACATCAGGCTAAACATGGATTTCCAGGAATGCTAGGTAgcattgattgtacacattgggTGTGGGAAAATTGTCCCAATGCATGGCGAGGGCAATTCACACGAGGTGATCATGGTGTGCCTACTGTTATACTAGAACCAGTTGTTTCACAGGACCTCTGGTTTTGGCATGCATTTTTTGGTATGGCAGGTTCAAACAACGACCTGATTGTGCTTGGAGCATCTCCATTATTTAACGATATTTTGCAGGGTAAAGCACCAAACATGTCATACGTTATTAATGGACGTGAATACAATCATGGATATTACCTTACTGATGGGATATATCCAGAGTACGCTACATTTGTCAAGTCATACACATATCCAGCTGATGAAAAAAGGAAATTGTTCAAATTAGCACAGGAATCTGCAAGGAAGGATGTGGAGCGGACGTTTGGGGTCCTCAAACAGAAGTGGCACATAATCAAATATCCAGCACGAGTATGGGAAAGGGAAAAATTGATGAAGGTGATGAAAGCGtgtgttattttacataacatgatCTTAGAAGAAGAGGGTAGAGCTTTTTGTACGTATTCTCCGAATGATATGCTCAATCCACATGCAGTAATACAAGTCGGTAGCCCAGCATACTTTACAAGGCTTTTGGAAATACAAAATAGTGAAACACATCACAATTTACGTCAAGATTTGACTGAACACATATGA
- the LOC111906729 gene encoding GDSL esterase/lipase At5g45950, producing MKHLAWVAVNLVIVILLFEVVVTCNARVVHSARKLRVLAAKYNVTCILVFGDSSVDPGNNNNLPNTWHKGNFLPYGKDFGHSKPTGRFTNGRLSTDMIAEALGYTNTIKAYLDQNLMDEDLLHGVSFASGGSGYDDFTADNITNVMSLRKQLDYFKEYKTRLGKLVGEESSHRIVENAVFILSMGTNDFLQNYYIDPTRSQMFTIAQYQGFLINCMENYITEMHSLGVTRLMVVGMEPFGCMPMIKTLTNNVDCNKEMNQVALSFNILLKAKLLTLEKTLHMSTIFVDIYGVIQNTLQNPTKYGFTESKKGCCGDGLTQFGASLKGLSICTNRSKYIYWDAVHFTEKMYYIIAEESVKSLIASL from the exons ATGAAACATTTAGCATGGGTGGCAGTTAACCTAGTAATAGTGATACTATTGTTCGAGGTTGTGGTCACATGCAATGCACGTGTTGTGCACAGTGCTCGGAAGCTTAGGGTTCTTGCAGCCAAGTACAATGTTACGTGCATTCTGGTATTTGGTGATTCGAGTGTTGATCCTGGTAACAACAACAATCTTCCAAATACATGGCACAAAGGAAACTTTCTGCCTTATGGGAAAGATTTTGGTCATTCCAAGCCAACTGGAAGGTTCACCAATGGCAGACTCTCCACAGATATGATTG CTGAGGCTTTAGGTTATACAAACACAATTAAAGCTTATTTGGATCAAAATCTGATGGATGAGGACTTGTTGCATGGTGTTAGTTTTGCATCAGGTGGTTCTGGTTATGATGATTTCACAGCGGATAATATCACT AATGTTATGTCTCTTCGAAAACAATTGGACTACTTTAAGGAGTATAAGACTCGTTTAGGGAAGCTTGTGGGAGAAGAATCTTCACATAGGATTGTAGAGAATGCTGTGTTCATTTTGAGCATGGGCACAAACGACTTTTTACAAAATTACTACATTGATCCTACTCGATCCCAGATGTTTACCATCGCCCAATACCAAGGTTTCTTGATCAATTGTATGGAAAATTACATAACG GAAATGCATTCACTAGGAGTAACCAGATTGATGGTTGTCGGGATGGAGCCATTCGGATGTATGCCTATGATAAAGACGTTAACGAATAATGTTGATTGCAACAAGGAAATGAACCAAGTGGCTCTCTCTTTTAACATTTTGTTGAAGGCAAAGTTGTTAACCCTCGAAAAAACATTGCACATGAGTACTATTTTTGTTGACATTTATGGTGTCATTCAAAACACCTTACAAAACCCAACAAAATATG GTTTTACAGAATCTAAAAAGGGTTGTTGTGGAGATGGGTTGACACAATTTGGGGCAAGCTTAAAGGGATTGAGTATATGTACGAATCGTTCAAAATACATTTACTGGGATGCTGTTCATTTTACAGAAAAAATGTATTACATAATCGCAGAAGAGTCAGTAAAATCTCTAATTGCAAGTCTTTAG